One genomic region from Sparus aurata chromosome 15, fSpaAur1.1, whole genome shotgun sequence encodes:
- the lrrfip2 gene encoding leucine-rich repeat flightless-interacting protein 2 isoform X7 translates to MGTQGSGRKRAPLKDRFSAEDEALSSIAREAEARLAAKRAARAEARDIRMRELERQQKELSYHSSSGSNRKWGQIHQWMADSEKARSSSSSRSSSRHHRGLDDDVMSVRSYRSSSSAIRDLGSRSSSRRKDGLTGLYHDQRNYTSLTKTKAPPPPSTSSYQPRATTSSSSTIGTGLSRSYSTASIYEDTGLYGSGYSSKAPSEYSWYSSGASSTRSSPVSSSDDDTVSSVSQERVSRGRRDSVSSDFSDISESAADYFSRSNRRGSIVSDLDDLSIPDLDALDEKCDKQYTDYSRPSSRCATPGLSAATLASLGGTSSRRGSTDTGSVYDPDTSLSELRDIYELKDQIQDVEGRYMQGLKELKESLVEVEEKYKKAMVSNAQLDNDKANLIYQVDTLKDVVEEMEEQMAEMKRELEDKSKELERQKHTCTVLQHKQEELKEGIRQRDELIEESQQMQTKLDALTREVFDLQETINWKDRKIGALERQKEYFDCIRNERDELRDELADIKGKAKAGEKHGLVIIPDGTPNGDVNHEPQPSGITVVSQEAAQLLESAGEGPLDVRLRKLAEEKDELLAQIRKLKNQLEEERQKHSKMDSAYTDGERMENGTDLHFIEMQRDANRQISEYKFKLSKAEQEMGTMEQNINRLEGQVSRYKASADNAEKVEDELKAEKRKLQRELRTALDKIEEMEMTNNHLVKRLEKMKANRNALLSQQ, encoded by the exons CTTTCTTACCACTCCTCGAGTGGTAGCAACAGAAAATGGGGTCAGATCCACCAGTGGATG GCTGACTCAGAAAAAGCCAGATCCTCTAGTAGTAGTAGGTCCAGCAGCCGTCATCACCGG GGGCtggatgatgatgtcatgtcagTCCGCAGCTACAGG TCATCCTCGTCAGCAATACGTGACTTGGGAAGTCGATCCAGTTCCCGTAGAAAAGATGGCTTG ACTGGACTGTACCATGATCAGAGGAACTACACCAGCCTAACGAAGACCAAAGCACCGCCTCctccctccacttcctcctaTCAGCCCCGG GCCACCACTTCCTCGTCCTCTACTATTGGCACAGGGCTGTCTCGCAGCTACAGCACG GCCTCTATTTACGAAGACACCGGTCTTTACGGCTCGGGCTACAGTTCAAAAGCT CCCTCTGAATACAGCTGGTACTCCTCTGGAGCCAGCTCCACCCGCAGCAGCCCTGTG TCTTCCTCAGATGATGACACTGTCAGCAGCGTGTCCCAGGAGCGCGTCAGCAGAGGCCGCAGGGACAGTGTG TCGTCTGACTTCTCGGACATTAGTGAGTCGGCTGCTGATTATTTCAGCCGCTCCAACCGAAGGGGCAGCATTGTGTCTGACCTCGATGATTTGAGCATTCCAGATCTGGACGCT ctgGATGAAAAATGTGACAAGCAGTATACAGATTATAGTCGG CCATCCTCCCGCTGTGCCACCCCAGGCCTCTCAGCAGCCACGTTGGCGTCGCTGGGCGGCACCTCATCACGGCGGGGCAGCACAGACACGGGTAGCGTCTATGACCCCGACACCAGTCTGAGTGAACTAAGG GATATCTATGAACTAAAGGACCAGATTCAGGATGTAGAAGGGCGGTACATGCAAGGGCTTAAAGAGCTGAAG GAGTCACTTgtagaggtggaggagaagtaTAAGAAAGCCATGGTATCGAACGCACAGCTGGACAACGACAAAGCCAACCTCATCTATCAGGTGGACACACTAAAGGACGTcgtggaggagatggaggaacaAATGGCTgagatgaagagggagctgGAAGATAAGTCAAAG GAATTAGAAAGACAAAAGCACACATGTACGGTCCTGCAGCACAAACAAGAAGAACTGAAAGAGGGAATCCGCCAGAGAGATGAGCTTATAGAG GAGAGCCAGCAAATGCAGACTAAGTTAGACGCCCTCACCAGGGAGGTGTTTGACCTGCAGGAAACGATAAACTGGAAGGACAGAAAGATTGGG GCCCTAGAGAGGCAGAAAGAGTACTTTGATTGCATTAGGAATGAGAGAGATGAGCTCAGAGATGAGCTCGCTGACATCAAGGGGAAGGCCAAGGCTGGAGAG AAACATGGGCTGGTGATCATCCCAGACGGCACACCAAACGGAGATGTCAACCATGAGCCTCAGCCCTCAGGGATCACTGTGGTCTCCCAGGAGGCCGCCCAGTTGCTGGAGTCAGCAGGAGAGGGCCCGCTGG ATGTCAGGCTACGAAAGTTGGCAGAGGAGAAAGATGAGCTGTTGGCTCAGATCAGGAAGCTGAAGAATCagttggaggaggagagacagaaacactcaAAGATGGACAGTGCGTACACAGACGGGGAGAGGATGGAGAACGGTACAGACCTACACTTTATTGAGATGCAGA gAGATGCCAACAGACAGATTAGTGAATACAAATTCAAGCTTTCTAAGGCAGAGCAGGAAATGGGAACAATGGAACAAAAT ATCAACAGACTTGAAGGGCAAGTGTCCAGGTACAAGGCGTCAGCAGACAACGCGGAGAAGGTAGAAGACGAACTCAAGGCCGAAAAACGGAAACTTCAAAGAGAG CTGCGCACAGCTCTTGATAAGATagaggagatggagatgacCAACAACCACCTAGTAAAGCGCCTTGAGAAGATGAAGGCCAACAGGAACGCCCTTCTGTCGCAGCAGTGA
- the lrrfip2 gene encoding leucine-rich repeat flightless-interacting protein 2 isoform X2, with protein sequence MGTQGSGRKRAPLKDRFSAEDEALSSIAREAEARLAAKRAARAEARDIRMRELERQQKELSYHSSSGSNRKWGQIHQWMADSEKARSSSSSRSSSRHHRGLDDDVMSVRSYRSSSSAIRDLGSRSSSRRKDGLSSVYNDLHSHKRASSKKKDLLTGLYHDQRNYTSLTKTKAPPPPSTSSYQPRATTSSSSTIGTGLSRSYSTASIYEDTGLYGSGYSSKAPSEYSWYSSGASSTRSSPVSSSDDDTVSSVSQERVSRGRRDSVSSDFSDISESAADYFSRSNRRGSIVSDLDDLSIPDLDALDEKCDKQYTDYSRPSSRCATPGLSAATLASLGGTSSRRGSTDTGSVYDPDTSLSELRDIYELKDQIQDVEGRYMQGLKELKESLVEVEEKYKKAMVSNAQLDNDKANLIYQVDTLKDVVEEMEEQMAEMKRELEDKSKELERQKHTCTVLQHKQEELKEGIRQRDELIEESQQMQTKLDALTREVFDLQETINWKDRKIGALERQKEYFDCIRNERDELRDELADIKGKAKAGEKHGLVIIPDGTPNGDVNHEPQPSGITVVSQEAAQLLESAGEGPLDVRLRKLAEEKDELLAQIRKLKNQLEEERQKHSKMDSAYTDGERMENGTDLHFIEMQRDANRQISEYKFKLSKAEQEMGTMEQNINRLEGQVSRYKASADNAEKVEDELKAEKRKLQRELRTALDKIEEMEMTNNHLVKRLEKMKANRNALLSQQ encoded by the exons CTTTCTTACCACTCCTCGAGTGGTAGCAACAGAAAATGGGGTCAGATCCACCAGTGGATG GCTGACTCAGAAAAAGCCAGATCCTCTAGTAGTAGTAGGTCCAGCAGCCGTCATCACCGG GGGCtggatgatgatgtcatgtcagTCCGCAGCTACAGG TCATCCTCGTCAGCAATACGTGACTTGGGAAGTCGATCCAGTTCCCGTAGAAAAGATGGCTTG AGTTCTGTGTACAATGACCTGCATAGCCATAAAAGGGCTTCATCCAAGAAGAAGGACCTGCTG ACTGGACTGTACCATGATCAGAGGAACTACACCAGCCTAACGAAGACCAAAGCACCGCCTCctccctccacttcctcctaTCAGCCCCGG GCCACCACTTCCTCGTCCTCTACTATTGGCACAGGGCTGTCTCGCAGCTACAGCACG GCCTCTATTTACGAAGACACCGGTCTTTACGGCTCGGGCTACAGTTCAAAAGCT CCCTCTGAATACAGCTGGTACTCCTCTGGAGCCAGCTCCACCCGCAGCAGCCCTGTG TCTTCCTCAGATGATGACACTGTCAGCAGCGTGTCCCAGGAGCGCGTCAGCAGAGGCCGCAGGGACAGTGTG TCGTCTGACTTCTCGGACATTAGTGAGTCGGCTGCTGATTATTTCAGCCGCTCCAACCGAAGGGGCAGCATTGTGTCTGACCTCGATGATTTGAGCATTCCAGATCTGGACGCT ctgGATGAAAAATGTGACAAGCAGTATACAGATTATAGTCGG CCATCCTCCCGCTGTGCCACCCCAGGCCTCTCAGCAGCCACGTTGGCGTCGCTGGGCGGCACCTCATCACGGCGGGGCAGCACAGACACGGGTAGCGTCTATGACCCCGACACCAGTCTGAGTGAACTAAGG GATATCTATGAACTAAAGGACCAGATTCAGGATGTAGAAGGGCGGTACATGCAAGGGCTTAAAGAGCTGAAG GAGTCACTTgtagaggtggaggagaagtaTAAGAAAGCCATGGTATCGAACGCACAGCTGGACAACGACAAAGCCAACCTCATCTATCAGGTGGACACACTAAAGGACGTcgtggaggagatggaggaacaAATGGCTgagatgaagagggagctgGAAGATAAGTCAAAG GAATTAGAAAGACAAAAGCACACATGTACGGTCCTGCAGCACAAACAAGAAGAACTGAAAGAGGGAATCCGCCAGAGAGATGAGCTTATAGAG GAGAGCCAGCAAATGCAGACTAAGTTAGACGCCCTCACCAGGGAGGTGTTTGACCTGCAGGAAACGATAAACTGGAAGGACAGAAAGATTGGG GCCCTAGAGAGGCAGAAAGAGTACTTTGATTGCATTAGGAATGAGAGAGATGAGCTCAGAGATGAGCTCGCTGACATCAAGGGGAAGGCCAAGGCTGGAGAG AAACATGGGCTGGTGATCATCCCAGACGGCACACCAAACGGAGATGTCAACCATGAGCCTCAGCCCTCAGGGATCACTGTGGTCTCCCAGGAGGCCGCCCAGTTGCTGGAGTCAGCAGGAGAGGGCCCGCTGG ATGTCAGGCTACGAAAGTTGGCAGAGGAGAAAGATGAGCTGTTGGCTCAGATCAGGAAGCTGAAGAATCagttggaggaggagagacagaaacactcaAAGATGGACAGTGCGTACACAGACGGGGAGAGGATGGAGAACGGTACAGACCTACACTTTATTGAGATGCAGA gAGATGCCAACAGACAGATTAGTGAATACAAATTCAAGCTTTCTAAGGCAGAGCAGGAAATGGGAACAATGGAACAAAAT ATCAACAGACTTGAAGGGCAAGTGTCCAGGTACAAGGCGTCAGCAGACAACGCGGAGAAGGTAGAAGACGAACTCAAGGCCGAAAAACGGAAACTTCAAAGAGAG CTGCGCACAGCTCTTGATAAGATagaggagatggagatgacCAACAACCACCTAGTAAAGCGCCTTGAGAAGATGAAGGCCAACAGGAACGCCCTTCTGTCGCAGCAGTGA
- the lrrfip2 gene encoding leucine-rich repeat flightless-interacting protein 2 isoform X9 translates to MGTQGSGRKRAPLKDRFSAEDEALSSIAREAEARLAAKRAARAEARDIRMRELERQQKELSYHSSSGSNRKWGQIHQWMADSEKARSSSSSRSSSRHHRGLDDDVMSVRSYRSSSSAIRDLGSRSSSRRKDGLSDGLSTSSTLKSSRSTSSVYNDLHSHKRASSKKKDLLTGLYHDQRNYTSLTKTKAPPPPSTSSYQPRATTSSSSTIGTGLSRSYSTASIYEDTGLYGSGYSSKAPSEYSWYSSGASSTRSSPVSSSDDDTVSSVSQERVSRGRRDSVSSDFSDISESAADYFSRSNRRGSIVSDLDDLSIPDLDALDEKCDKQYTDYSRPSSRCATPGLSAATLASLGGTSSRRGSTDTGSVYDPDTSLSELRDIYELKDQIQDVEGRYMQGLKELKESLVEVEEKYKKAMVSNAQLDNDKANLIYQVDTLKDVVEEMEEQMAEMKRELEDKSKELERQKHTCTVLQHKQEELKEGIRQRDELIEKHGLVIIPDGTPNGDVNHEPQPSGITVVSQEAAQLLESAGEGPLDVRLRKLAEEKDELLAQIRKLKNQLEEERQKHSKMDSAYTDGERMENGTDLHFIEMQRDANRQISEYKFKLSKAEQEMGTMEQNINRLEGQVSRYKASADNAEKVEDELKAEKRKLQRELRTALDKIEEMEMTNNHLVKRLEKMKANRNALLSQQ, encoded by the exons CTTTCTTACCACTCCTCGAGTGGTAGCAACAGAAAATGGGGTCAGATCCACCAGTGGATG GCTGACTCAGAAAAAGCCAGATCCTCTAGTAGTAGTAGGTCCAGCAGCCGTCATCACCGG GGGCtggatgatgatgtcatgtcagTCCGCAGCTACAGG TCATCCTCGTCAGCAATACGTGACTTGGGAAGTCGATCCAGTTCCCGTAGAAAAGATGGCTTG TCTGATGGCCTTTCCACTAGCTCTACCCTCAAGAGTTCCCGCTCCACC AGTTCTGTGTACAATGACCTGCATAGCCATAAAAGGGCTTCATCCAAGAAGAAGGACCTGCTG ACTGGACTGTACCATGATCAGAGGAACTACACCAGCCTAACGAAGACCAAAGCACCGCCTCctccctccacttcctcctaTCAGCCCCGG GCCACCACTTCCTCGTCCTCTACTATTGGCACAGGGCTGTCTCGCAGCTACAGCACG GCCTCTATTTACGAAGACACCGGTCTTTACGGCTCGGGCTACAGTTCAAAAGCT CCCTCTGAATACAGCTGGTACTCCTCTGGAGCCAGCTCCACCCGCAGCAGCCCTGTG TCTTCCTCAGATGATGACACTGTCAGCAGCGTGTCCCAGGAGCGCGTCAGCAGAGGCCGCAGGGACAGTGTG TCGTCTGACTTCTCGGACATTAGTGAGTCGGCTGCTGATTATTTCAGCCGCTCCAACCGAAGGGGCAGCATTGTGTCTGACCTCGATGATTTGAGCATTCCAGATCTGGACGCT ctgGATGAAAAATGTGACAAGCAGTATACAGATTATAGTCGG CCATCCTCCCGCTGTGCCACCCCAGGCCTCTCAGCAGCCACGTTGGCGTCGCTGGGCGGCACCTCATCACGGCGGGGCAGCACAGACACGGGTAGCGTCTATGACCCCGACACCAGTCTGAGTGAACTAAGG GATATCTATGAACTAAAGGACCAGATTCAGGATGTAGAAGGGCGGTACATGCAAGGGCTTAAAGAGCTGAAG GAGTCACTTgtagaggtggaggagaagtaTAAGAAAGCCATGGTATCGAACGCACAGCTGGACAACGACAAAGCCAACCTCATCTATCAGGTGGACACACTAAAGGACGTcgtggaggagatggaggaacaAATGGCTgagatgaagagggagctgGAAGATAAGTCAAAG GAATTAGAAAGACAAAAGCACACATGTACGGTCCTGCAGCACAAACAAGAAGAACTGAAAGAGGGAATCCGCCAGAGAGATGAGCTTATAGAG AAACATGGGCTGGTGATCATCCCAGACGGCACACCAAACGGAGATGTCAACCATGAGCCTCAGCCCTCAGGGATCACTGTGGTCTCCCAGGAGGCCGCCCAGTTGCTGGAGTCAGCAGGAGAGGGCCCGCTGG ATGTCAGGCTACGAAAGTTGGCAGAGGAGAAAGATGAGCTGTTGGCTCAGATCAGGAAGCTGAAGAATCagttggaggaggagagacagaaacactcaAAGATGGACAGTGCGTACACAGACGGGGAGAGGATGGAGAACGGTACAGACCTACACTTTATTGAGATGCAGA gAGATGCCAACAGACAGATTAGTGAATACAAATTCAAGCTTTCTAAGGCAGAGCAGGAAATGGGAACAATGGAACAAAAT ATCAACAGACTTGAAGGGCAAGTGTCCAGGTACAAGGCGTCAGCAGACAACGCGGAGAAGGTAGAAGACGAACTCAAGGCCGAAAAACGGAAACTTCAAAGAGAG CTGCGCACAGCTCTTGATAAGATagaggagatggagatgacCAACAACCACCTAGTAAAGCGCCTTGAGAAGATGAAGGCCAACAGGAACGCCCTTCTGTCGCAGCAGTGA
- the lrrfip2 gene encoding leucine-rich repeat flightless-interacting protein 2 isoform X4 has protein sequence MGTQGSGRKRAPLKDRFSAEDEALSSIAREAEARLAAKRAARAEARDIRMRELERQQKELSYHSSSGSNRKWGQIHQWMADSEKARSSSSSRSSSRHHRGLDDDVMSVRSYRSDGLSTSSTLKSSRSTSSVYNDLHSHKRASSKKKDLLTGLYHDQRNYTSLTKTKAPPPPSTSSYQPRATTSSSSTIGTGLSRSYSTASIYEDTGLYGSGYSSKAPSEYSWYSSGASSTRSSPVSSSDDDTVSSVSQERVSRGRRDSVSSDFSDISESAADYFSRSNRRGSIVSDLDDLSIPDLDALDEKCDKQYTDYSRPSSRCATPGLSAATLASLGGTSSRRGSTDTGSVYDPDTSLSELRDIYELKDQIQDVEGRYMQGLKELKESLVEVEEKYKKAMVSNAQLDNDKANLIYQVDTLKDVVEEMEEQMAEMKRELEDKSKELERQKHTCTVLQHKQEELKEGIRQRDELIEESQQMQTKLDALTREVFDLQETINWKDRKIGALERQKEYFDCIRNERDELRDELADIKGKAKAGEKHGLVIIPDGTPNGDVNHEPQPSGITVVSQEAAQLLESAGEGPLDVRLRKLAEEKDELLAQIRKLKNQLEEERQKHSKMDSAYTDGERMENGTDLHFIEMQRDANRQISEYKFKLSKAEQEMGTMEQNINRLEGQVSRYKASADNAEKVEDELKAEKRKLQRELRTALDKIEEMEMTNNHLVKRLEKMKANRNALLSQQ, from the exons CTTTCTTACCACTCCTCGAGTGGTAGCAACAGAAAATGGGGTCAGATCCACCAGTGGATG GCTGACTCAGAAAAAGCCAGATCCTCTAGTAGTAGTAGGTCCAGCAGCCGTCATCACCGG GGGCtggatgatgatgtcatgtcagTCCGCAGCTACAGG TCTGATGGCCTTTCCACTAGCTCTACCCTCAAGAGTTCCCGCTCCACC AGTTCTGTGTACAATGACCTGCATAGCCATAAAAGGGCTTCATCCAAGAAGAAGGACCTGCTG ACTGGACTGTACCATGATCAGAGGAACTACACCAGCCTAACGAAGACCAAAGCACCGCCTCctccctccacttcctcctaTCAGCCCCGG GCCACCACTTCCTCGTCCTCTACTATTGGCACAGGGCTGTCTCGCAGCTACAGCACG GCCTCTATTTACGAAGACACCGGTCTTTACGGCTCGGGCTACAGTTCAAAAGCT CCCTCTGAATACAGCTGGTACTCCTCTGGAGCCAGCTCCACCCGCAGCAGCCCTGTG TCTTCCTCAGATGATGACACTGTCAGCAGCGTGTCCCAGGAGCGCGTCAGCAGAGGCCGCAGGGACAGTGTG TCGTCTGACTTCTCGGACATTAGTGAGTCGGCTGCTGATTATTTCAGCCGCTCCAACCGAAGGGGCAGCATTGTGTCTGACCTCGATGATTTGAGCATTCCAGATCTGGACGCT ctgGATGAAAAATGTGACAAGCAGTATACAGATTATAGTCGG CCATCCTCCCGCTGTGCCACCCCAGGCCTCTCAGCAGCCACGTTGGCGTCGCTGGGCGGCACCTCATCACGGCGGGGCAGCACAGACACGGGTAGCGTCTATGACCCCGACACCAGTCTGAGTGAACTAAGG GATATCTATGAACTAAAGGACCAGATTCAGGATGTAGAAGGGCGGTACATGCAAGGGCTTAAAGAGCTGAAG GAGTCACTTgtagaggtggaggagaagtaTAAGAAAGCCATGGTATCGAACGCACAGCTGGACAACGACAAAGCCAACCTCATCTATCAGGTGGACACACTAAAGGACGTcgtggaggagatggaggaacaAATGGCTgagatgaagagggagctgGAAGATAAGTCAAAG GAATTAGAAAGACAAAAGCACACATGTACGGTCCTGCAGCACAAACAAGAAGAACTGAAAGAGGGAATCCGCCAGAGAGATGAGCTTATAGAG GAGAGCCAGCAAATGCAGACTAAGTTAGACGCCCTCACCAGGGAGGTGTTTGACCTGCAGGAAACGATAAACTGGAAGGACAGAAAGATTGGG GCCCTAGAGAGGCAGAAAGAGTACTTTGATTGCATTAGGAATGAGAGAGATGAGCTCAGAGATGAGCTCGCTGACATCAAGGGGAAGGCCAAGGCTGGAGAG AAACATGGGCTGGTGATCATCCCAGACGGCACACCAAACGGAGATGTCAACCATGAGCCTCAGCCCTCAGGGATCACTGTGGTCTCCCAGGAGGCCGCCCAGTTGCTGGAGTCAGCAGGAGAGGGCCCGCTGG ATGTCAGGCTACGAAAGTTGGCAGAGGAGAAAGATGAGCTGTTGGCTCAGATCAGGAAGCTGAAGAATCagttggaggaggagagacagaaacactcaAAGATGGACAGTGCGTACACAGACGGGGAGAGGATGGAGAACGGTACAGACCTACACTTTATTGAGATGCAGA gAGATGCCAACAGACAGATTAGTGAATACAAATTCAAGCTTTCTAAGGCAGAGCAGGAAATGGGAACAATGGAACAAAAT ATCAACAGACTTGAAGGGCAAGTGTCCAGGTACAAGGCGTCAGCAGACAACGCGGAGAAGGTAGAAGACGAACTCAAGGCCGAAAAACGGAAACTTCAAAGAGAG CTGCGCACAGCTCTTGATAAGATagaggagatggagatgacCAACAACCACCTAGTAAAGCGCCTTGAGAAGATGAAGGCCAACAGGAACGCCCTTCTGTCGCAGCAGTGA
- the lrrfip2 gene encoding leucine-rich repeat flightless-interacting protein 2 isoform X10 has product MGTQGSGRKRAPLKDRFSAEDEALSSIAREAEARLAAKRAARAEARDIRMRELERQQKELSYHSSSGSNRKWGQIHQWMADSEKARSSSSSRSSSRHHRGLDDDVMSVRSYRSSSSAIRDLGSRSSSRRKDGLATTSSSSTIGTGLSRSYSTASIYEDTGLYGSGYSSKAPSEYSWYSSGASSTRSSPVSSSDDDTVSSVSQERVSRGRRDSVSSDFSDISESAADYFSRSNRRGSIVSDLDDLSIPDLDALDEKCDKQYTDYSRPSSRCATPGLSAATLASLGGTSSRRGSTDTGSVYDPDTSLSELRDIYELKDQIQDVEGRYMQGLKELKESLVEVEEKYKKAMVSNAQLDNDKANLIYQVDTLKDVVEEMEEQMAEMKRELEDKSKELERQKHTCTVLQHKQEELKEGIRQRDELIEESQQMQTKLDALTREVFDLQETINWKDRKIGALERQKEYFDCIRNERDELRDELADIKGKAKAGEKHGLVIIPDGTPNGDVNHEPQPSGITVVSQEAAQLLESAGEGPLDVRLRKLAEEKDELLAQIRKLKNQLEEERQKHSKMDSAYTDGERMENGTDLHFIEMQRDANRQISEYKFKLSKAEQEMGTMEQNINRLEGQVSRYKASADNAEKVEDELKAEKRKLQRELRTALDKIEEMEMTNNHLVKRLEKMKANRNALLSQQ; this is encoded by the exons CTTTCTTACCACTCCTCGAGTGGTAGCAACAGAAAATGGGGTCAGATCCACCAGTGGATG GCTGACTCAGAAAAAGCCAGATCCTCTAGTAGTAGTAGGTCCAGCAGCCGTCATCACCGG GGGCtggatgatgatgtcatgtcagTCCGCAGCTACAGG TCATCCTCGTCAGCAATACGTGACTTGGGAAGTCGATCCAGTTCCCGTAGAAAAGATGGCTTG GCCACCACTTCCTCGTCCTCTACTATTGGCACAGGGCTGTCTCGCAGCTACAGCACG GCCTCTATTTACGAAGACACCGGTCTTTACGGCTCGGGCTACAGTTCAAAAGCT CCCTCTGAATACAGCTGGTACTCCTCTGGAGCCAGCTCCACCCGCAGCAGCCCTGTG TCTTCCTCAGATGATGACACTGTCAGCAGCGTGTCCCAGGAGCGCGTCAGCAGAGGCCGCAGGGACAGTGTG TCGTCTGACTTCTCGGACATTAGTGAGTCGGCTGCTGATTATTTCAGCCGCTCCAACCGAAGGGGCAGCATTGTGTCTGACCTCGATGATTTGAGCATTCCAGATCTGGACGCT ctgGATGAAAAATGTGACAAGCAGTATACAGATTATAGTCGG CCATCCTCCCGCTGTGCCACCCCAGGCCTCTCAGCAGCCACGTTGGCGTCGCTGGGCGGCACCTCATCACGGCGGGGCAGCACAGACACGGGTAGCGTCTATGACCCCGACACCAGTCTGAGTGAACTAAGG GATATCTATGAACTAAAGGACCAGATTCAGGATGTAGAAGGGCGGTACATGCAAGGGCTTAAAGAGCTGAAG GAGTCACTTgtagaggtggaggagaagtaTAAGAAAGCCATGGTATCGAACGCACAGCTGGACAACGACAAAGCCAACCTCATCTATCAGGTGGACACACTAAAGGACGTcgtggaggagatggaggaacaAATGGCTgagatgaagagggagctgGAAGATAAGTCAAAG GAATTAGAAAGACAAAAGCACACATGTACGGTCCTGCAGCACAAACAAGAAGAACTGAAAGAGGGAATCCGCCAGAGAGATGAGCTTATAGAG GAGAGCCAGCAAATGCAGACTAAGTTAGACGCCCTCACCAGGGAGGTGTTTGACCTGCAGGAAACGATAAACTGGAAGGACAGAAAGATTGGG GCCCTAGAGAGGCAGAAAGAGTACTTTGATTGCATTAGGAATGAGAGAGATGAGCTCAGAGATGAGCTCGCTGACATCAAGGGGAAGGCCAAGGCTGGAGAG AAACATGGGCTGGTGATCATCCCAGACGGCACACCAAACGGAGATGTCAACCATGAGCCTCAGCCCTCAGGGATCACTGTGGTCTCCCAGGAGGCCGCCCAGTTGCTGGAGTCAGCAGGAGAGGGCCCGCTGG ATGTCAGGCTACGAAAGTTGGCAGAGGAGAAAGATGAGCTGTTGGCTCAGATCAGGAAGCTGAAGAATCagttggaggaggagagacagaaacactcaAAGATGGACAGTGCGTACACAGACGGGGAGAGGATGGAGAACGGTACAGACCTACACTTTATTGAGATGCAGA gAGATGCCAACAGACAGATTAGTGAATACAAATTCAAGCTTTCTAAGGCAGAGCAGGAAATGGGAACAATGGAACAAAAT ATCAACAGACTTGAAGGGCAAGTGTCCAGGTACAAGGCGTCAGCAGACAACGCGGAGAAGGTAGAAGACGAACTCAAGGCCGAAAAACGGAAACTTCAAAGAGAG CTGCGCACAGCTCTTGATAAGATagaggagatggagatgacCAACAACCACCTAGTAAAGCGCCTTGAGAAGATGAAGGCCAACAGGAACGCCCTTCTGTCGCAGCAGTGA